The region TGTTTTAATTGTCAAAGGTAATATAAGTTGCTTTCAAAAAAGTTGGTACTGAATTGTGTTAAAATAATGCTAAATTAATTAATATCTCAGGAAAATAGAACGTACACACAATGATCTTACTCACTCTCCTCAGATTCGCGGTCCAACAGCATGTCTGTACTCCAGCAGCCTGTGTTTGAGTCAGTCCAGCCAGGGGACTCTGTGACTCTGAATTGTACAATACATACTGAGACATGTGCAGGAGAACACAGTGTCTATTGGTTCAGACATGGCTCAGGAAAATCCCATCCAGGAATAATTTACAACAATGGAGACAGGAGTGATCAGTGTGAGAAGAGCCCTGAGGCTGGGTCTCCTACACAGAGCTGTGTCTACAACCTCCCCAAGAGGAACCTTAGCCTCTCTGATGCTGGGACTTACTACTGTGCTGTGGCCTCCTGTGGGGAGATACTGTTTGGGAACGGGACCAAGCTGGACATCGAAGGTAAGCTGTCCATAACCAAAATACCATACATTGTCTCTCAAATGGTGGGAAATATGAATATGTAATTCTATTACTTTCAATTCATATTAGATTTCAAATATAACTTGTATAGCTAATTGTTATGCCAAAATCACTGAGGAATAAAGAATAATAGAAAATAATCAAGCCTTGTTTTTTAAGTTTCAGACCTGTTGGGCGATCAAAGTAATCTTCTTTTCCTCATCATTCGATCTTGCCTGACAACTGCTGTGATTGTGAGTGTGATTGTCAACGTTATACTCTGTGTGAGAATGAAGAGGTCACGATGTGAACACTGTGCAGGTACAATAAATGTTTTCATTCTAATTgcaatagtaataatagttatagatcATAAAGTTAGGTGAACGCTCGCTCTCCTTTTATCACTTTCCTCTCTCGTCTACTTCATTTTGAAGCAGAAAATATGACATTCACAGCAGTATGTGTTTTTATTAGTAAACAAGAAAAGTCTTCCAATATATTGAATGTTTTGACGTTTGTCTTTTAGCAGGGACCCCTTTTCAACAAAGCCACTATGGGAATCCTCATTCCAACACCTCAGACCAACAGGTTAGCAGGATCAATTGTACTGTATCAAGAGTGAGTCTGGAGAAGTTTGTTAAAGCAAAAGATTACAGCACTAGATTTGACCCAGAGTCTGATTTGAGTGAGTTTGTGTTTCATCCCCACAGCTCCACAGTGACGATGATGGCCTGAACTACACTGGCCTAAAGTTCACTGACAGGAAGtccaggagacagaggagagaacagagagaggaagaaaccATCTACTCTGGTGTGAGTTATCAAGTCAGGATGTGACAGCCCTCCAATCAGCATAATTTTAAGTTGAGCCCACTGACCTCCACTTTGAGcttgactgtgtctgtgtgacttAGCTATTTTGTACTTTCCTCATTTGTTGTAAAATGTAATAGTCGGGCCAAGCTGAAGAGACTGTCACTGCATTGGCATACTCTCCTAATATCAACGTAGAATCATTCAGATGCAGAGCATAATTGTTCAGCAAGTGTGAAAGCTGATACTAGGATGGTTTCAGAAGTATCAAATCCTCACCAATAGTGGCTGAGGTTGACTGACTGGACACATCTGCTTTTGCAAAAAGAAGTTTAGCACAAAATACTGTATGTTTAGTTTGCAAATGTCTGAACTCTTCCTTTCGATGATAATGGTTGTAACATGGAACTCTGTAACCTGCCTTTATGCTTGTGTGATATTTCaataaacatgttttttatttCCGGAGTTTAATGACTTGCCCAATTCTTACCACTTATTTGTACAAGGTAATCTTAGTGTTTTGTGAAGATCGTTGACAAAATGACAAAT is a window of Salmo salar chromosome ssa18, Ssal_v3.1, whole genome shotgun sequence DNA encoding:
- the LOC106577722 gene encoding uncharacterized protein, with protein sequence MYIMNKIKCLQCRGPVSQTRGPAVSSSDAAAQDADSLHYVALNLSNNKNRSRMGTPSPQSQYGNPHANTSDQQLHRDNDGPNYTGLKLTDKKSTTTRRQRREQREEETIYSGCALNKDVIQLDPLIVTQLGQNVSLTCFCRSNLIVRVSWFKQTVGEKPLRMASSFYHTQNSLYSNNFNKDFTETKRLSVKRGLDSFNLTISKTESGDSATYYCVAMVVSEFKFGEGTVLIVKDSRSNSMSVLQQPVFESVQPGDSVTLNCTIHTETCAGEHSVYWFRHGSGKSHPGIIYNNGDRSDQCEKSPEAGSPTQSCVYNLPKRNLSLSDAGTYYCAVASCGEILFGNGTKLDIEVSDLLGDQSNLLFLIIRSCLTTAVIVSVIVNVILCVRMKRSRCEHCAAGTPFQQSHYGNPHSNTSDQQLHSDDDGLNYTGLKFTDRKSRRQRREQREEETIYSGVSYQVRM